A DNA window from Mucilaginibacter xinganensis contains the following coding sequences:
- a CDS encoding BON domain-containing protein, with translation MKTDSEIQKDVMDELRWEPILNASEIGVAVKNGVVTLNGCVNSYGKKLAAENATWRVKGVKAVAEELVVKFTDTTLTDAEIAGNIVNTLKWHTAIPDQNIKVKVTDGWVYLEGEVDWHFQRDSATGAIKYLKGVKGVSNLILIKPRVNTAIIKESIKQALERSADFEAGNIQVDTVGDKVILSGSTRSRIEKNAIERAAWSAPGVTAVEDQLIIDYN, from the coding sequence ATGAAAACTGATTCAGAAATCCAAAAAGATGTGATGGATGAGCTTAGATGGGAGCCTATCCTGAACGCAAGTGAAATTGGTGTAGCCGTAAAAAATGGCGTAGTAACATTAAATGGATGTGTTAACAGCTATGGTAAGAAACTCGCTGCAGAAAATGCAACCTGGCGGGTTAAAGGTGTAAAAGCAGTTGCTGAAGAACTCGTGGTTAAATTTACTGATACTACGCTTACCGATGCCGAAATTGCCGGCAATATTGTTAATACGCTTAAATGGCATACAGCTATCCCTGATCAAAATATTAAAGTAAAAGTTACTGATGGATGGGTATATCTTGAAGGCGAGGTTGACTGGCACTTCCAAAGAGACTCGGCAACTGGTGCTATCAAGTATTTGAAAGGCGTTAAAGGCGTAAGTAATTTAATTTTAATTAAACCAAGGGTTAACACAGCTATAATTAAAGAGAGCATAAAGCAAGCCCTGGAACGCAGCGCCGATTTTGAGGCAGGCAACATACAAGTTGATACTGTTGGTGACAAAGTAATTTTAAGTGGCTCAACAAGATCAAGAATAGAGAAAAACGCCATTGAAAGGGCAGCATGGTCGGCTCCGGGAGTAACGGCTGTTGAAGATCAGCTAATAATTGACTACAACTAA
- the ppsA gene encoding phosphoenolpyruvate synthase, with protein sequence MENCIKKFSEIGIKDIAEVGGKNASLGEMFNCLIPKGVLIPNGFAITSAAYRYFISFNKLEEKLNDLMKELDRDTYFNLSKIGFKARELMFQGVVPNDLRLAIIDAYDYLFEFKDPAVAVRSSATAEDLPEASFAGQHESFLNITGHAALLGAVKLCFASLYTDRAIKYREDKGFAHDKVFLSVGVQLMVRADLGCSGVGFTLEPESGFRDVVHLAGVWGLGENMVQGSVTPDEFLVFKPSLKNKMKAIIRKSLGSKSEMMVYSNTEDKANSTVNINTPWELRGQFVLQDAEIEQLGNWALVIEEHYQKPMDFEWAKDGINHQLYIIQARPETVHSREKTVKIKSYQIKQKGEIIASGKAVGNKIVCGFARVLTSTGEAGKLKAGDILVTDTTSPDWDPILKKVSGIVTNKGGRTSHAAIIARELGAVAVVGAQNATENIRDGELITLSCAEGEIGNVYRGKCIWTETETDISKIHLPELVKAQLIIGDPDQAFQLSLYPNDGVGLMRMEFIISNYVKIHPMALVNFERVTEETERLEINNLTLLYQDKRQYFIDKLSQGVATIAAAFYPKEVIVRMSDFKTNEYAGLLGGRYFEPEEENPMIGFRGASRYYNERYREGFRLECEAMKVVRDEMGLTNVKLMIPFCRTVGEGEKVVNLMHEYGLERGKNALEIFVMAEIPSNVLLAEEFAQIFDGFSIGSNDLTQLTLGIDRDSALIADLFDEQNSATKQLIVSMIKKAKKLNKKVGLCGQAPSDSPAFTQLLVETGIDSIAFNHDALIRGIQNINDALAQQNKSYLREHQTV encoded by the coding sequence ATGGAAAATTGCATCAAAAAATTCAGTGAAATAGGCATAAAGGATATTGCAGAAGTTGGCGGAAAGAATGCTTCATTAGGTGAAATGTTTAATTGTCTAATCCCTAAAGGTGTATTAATTCCCAATGGCTTTGCCATCACTTCTGCAGCTTACCGCTATTTTATAAGTTTTAACAAACTGGAAGAAAAACTGAATGATTTAATGAAAGAACTGGACAGGGACACCTATTTCAATCTTTCGAAAATTGGCTTTAAAGCAAGGGAACTAATGTTTCAGGGTGTGGTGCCAAATGATTTAAGGCTGGCAATAATTGACGCCTATGATTATTTGTTTGAGTTTAAAGACCCGGCTGTGGCCGTACGTAGCAGCGCAACCGCAGAGGATTTGCCCGAAGCCAGTTTTGCCGGTCAACACGAATCTTTTTTAAACATTACAGGGCATGCTGCATTGCTTGGTGCTGTAAAATTATGTTTTGCATCGCTTTATACCGATAGGGCAATAAAGTATCGGGAGGATAAGGGCTTTGCGCATGATAAAGTTTTTCTGTCAGTTGGCGTGCAGCTAATGGTAAGGGCTGACCTTGGCTGTTCAGGAGTTGGTTTTACCCTTGAACCTGAATCTGGTTTTCGGGACGTTGTACATCTTGCAGGCGTGTGGGGCTTGGGCGAAAATATGGTGCAGGGATCTGTTACGCCAGATGAGTTCCTCGTTTTTAAACCTTCTTTGAAAAATAAAATGAAGGCTATAATCCGGAAGAGCCTGGGAAGTAAGAGTGAAATGATGGTTTATTCAAATACTGAAGACAAAGCAAATTCAACCGTTAATATAAATACACCCTGGGAACTACGCGGGCAATTTGTGCTGCAAGATGCGGAGATTGAACAATTAGGCAATTGGGCGCTGGTAATTGAAGAACATTATCAAAAACCTATGGATTTTGAATGGGCCAAAGATGGGATCAATCATCAGTTGTACATTATACAGGCCCGGCCGGAAACTGTTCATAGCCGGGAAAAAACTGTCAAAATAAAATCCTATCAAATAAAGCAGAAGGGAGAAATTATTGCCAGCGGAAAGGCCGTTGGTAATAAAATAGTCTGCGGGTTTGCAAGGGTATTAACGTCAACTGGTGAAGCCGGTAAACTAAAAGCAGGTGATATCTTAGTTACTGATACTACGAGCCCCGATTGGGATCCTATTTTGAAAAAGGTTTCTGGTATTGTAACTAATAAGGGAGGCCGGACCAGTCATGCTGCTATTATAGCCAGGGAACTTGGCGCTGTTGCTGTAGTTGGTGCTCAAAATGCTACAGAAAATATTAGAGACGGCGAATTAATTACGCTAAGTTGTGCCGAGGGTGAAATTGGCAACGTTTACCGCGGTAAATGTATCTGGACGGAAACTGAAACAGATATCAGTAAAATTCATTTACCGGAATTGGTAAAAGCACAGTTAATTATCGGAGATCCGGATCAGGCTTTCCAATTGTCGTTGTATCCAAACGATGGAGTAGGATTAATGCGTATGGAGTTTATTATCAGTAATTATGTAAAAATACACCCAATGGCATTGGTAAATTTTGAAAGAGTAACAGAGGAAACGGAACGCCTTGAGATTAATAACCTGACATTGTTATATCAGGATAAAAGACAGTATTTTATTGATAAACTCTCGCAAGGGGTAGCTACTATTGCTGCAGCTTTTTACCCAAAAGAAGTTATTGTAAGGATGAGTGATTTCAAGACAAATGAGTATGCCGGTTTATTGGGCGGCCGGTATTTTGAGCCTGAAGAAGAGAATCCTATGATCGGTTTCAGGGGGGCGTCCAGGTACTATAACGAACGTTACAGGGAAGGTTTCAGGCTTGAATGTGAGGCAATGAAGGTTGTAAGGGATGAAATGGGCCTAACTAACGTTAAACTGATGATTCCGTTTTGCCGAACAGTGGGAGAAGGGGAGAAAGTGGTGAACCTGATGCATGAATACGGTTTAGAGCGGGGGAAAAACGCCCTTGAAATATTTGTAATGGCCGAGATTCCCAGTAATGTATTGCTGGCAGAAGAATTTGCACAAATATTTGATGGCTTTTCTATTGGCTCCAATGATCTTACTCAGCTAACGCTCGGGATAGACAGGGATTCAGCGCTGATAGCCGACTTGTTTGATGAGCAAAACTCAGCCACTAAACAACTAATTGTAAGTATGATAAAGAAAGCTAAAAAGCTTAACAAGAAGGTAGGTTTATGCGGCCAGGCGCCAAGTGATTCGCCTGCTTTTACCCAATTGCTGGTTGAAACGGGGATCGATAGCATCGCTTTTAATCATGACGCGCTGATTCGTGGAATTCAAAACATCAACGACGCGTTGGCCCAACAAAACAAGTCATACCTGCGTGAACATCAAACTGTGTAA
- a CDS encoding HdeD family acid-resistance protein, whose protein sequence is MAVVTSKTYTNTVIYWWLILFSGFVLVGLGVWVLLSPFESYLSLSVAFAFGILVTGFFEVFFSIANYKHLATWGLTLFGGLVDIAVGSYLLFYPLITMAILRLIVGFWILFRGMFAIGHSIGMRSRSFWEWGWLLLSGIFIVFFALMILGYPSFGIVNIILWTGLAFICAGIFRIYLSIKFRQIKNIRGR, encoded by the coding sequence ATGGCGGTGGTAACAAGCAAAACTTATACAAATACAGTTATTTACTGGTGGCTGATATTGTTTTCGGGATTTGTACTGGTGGGGCTTGGGGTATGGGTTTTGCTTTCCCCGTTTGAATCTTATTTGTCATTAAGCGTTGCTTTCGCCTTTGGGATATTAGTAACAGGCTTTTTCGAGGTTTTTTTTTCAATTGCCAATTATAAACACCTTGCCACCTGGGGGCTAACATTGTTTGGCGGGCTTGTTGACATTGCAGTAGGTAGTTACCTGTTATTTTACCCACTAATCACCATGGCTATTTTGCGGCTAATTGTTGGGTTTTGGATTTTGTTCAGGGGGATGTTTGCAATAGGGCACTCTATAGGAATGCGTTCCCGGAGTTTTTGGGAATGGGGGTGGCTTTTGTTATCGGGGATTTTTATCGTGTTTTTTGCGTTGATGATCCTGGGGTACCCGTCATTCGGGATTGTGAACATTATTTTATGGACAGGGCTCGCTTTTATATGCGCAGGTATCTTTAGAATTTACCTTTCCATTAAGTTCAGGCAAATAAAAAATATTCGGGGTCGTTAG
- a CDS encoding universal stress protein: METLLIATDFSANAKHAANYGYMLASSLGANLILCNSFIVPAEVPDAGFVTWPIYEYDELLKDNANELTLLKNQLEQAGSKHVFKPHISCVNEVGAVADVVNAIAEKNKIKLIVVGTHLINGLSQFLIGNHTRRLIDDTTRPLLLVPASTTITPIKKVAFATDFKDPEKEMQAIYELINLIRPLNAQVLVTHIHDEKKHTPVFEKWLGSFLSEISEKANYPHLHYRVVLAEKPDGALDWLCEHGHIDVLAMMHRKHSFFEGLINGSHTQKMAGHIKIPLLVMPSH, from the coding sequence ATGGAAACCCTACTGATAGCTACTGATTTTTCGGCCAATGCTAAACATGCCGCCAATTACGGATATATGCTTGCTTCAAGCCTCGGTGCAAATTTAATTTTATGCAACTCGTTTATTGTCCCCGCCGAAGTCCCTGATGCAGGTTTTGTAACCTGGCCGATATATGAATACGATGAGCTGCTGAAAGATAACGCGAATGAATTGACTTTGCTTAAAAATCAGTTGGAACAGGCGGGTAGCAAACATGTTTTTAAGCCACATATTAGCTGTGTTAACGAAGTTGGTGCTGTTGCTGACGTTGTAAATGCAATAGCTGAAAAAAATAAAATAAAACTTATAGTTGTAGGTACCCACCTGATAAATGGGTTAAGCCAGTTTTTAATAGGTAACCATACCCGCCGTTTAATTGACGATACAACCCGCCCTTTGTTGCTGGTACCGGCATCAACTACTATCACTCCCATAAAAAAAGTGGCTTTTGCTACAGATTTTAAAGACCCCGAAAAGGAAATGCAGGCCATTTATGAATTGATAAACCTGATCAGGCCGCTAAACGCCCAGGTGCTGGTTACACATATTCATGATGAAAAAAAACATACTCCTGTATTTGAAAAATGGTTGGGCAGTTTTCTTTCTGAAATTTCGGAGAAGGCTAATTACCCGCATCTCCATTACCGGGTTGTATTAGCCGAAAAACCGGACGGCGCGCTTGATTGGTTATGCGAACATGGCCATATTGATGTTTTAGCGATGATGCACCGGAAGCATAGTTTCTTCGAAGGGTTGATAAACGGCAGCCATACTCAAAAAATGGCAGGCCACATTAAAATACCTTTGCTGGTGATGCCCTCCCACTAA
- a CDS encoding ABC transporter ATP-binding protein encodes MTTAADKSNSNRNDSPNNGQVIVIENLCKAFGKNVVLNGFNLTINKGENVVVLGKSGSGKSVLIKCLIGLLKPDSGKILVFGDDVVELNHDDLDKLRTKIGFLFQSNALYDSMTVRENLEFSLRRHSIDVSQQEVDRLVKETLENVNLPHTIDMMPAELSGGMAKRIALARTMILKPEIVLYDEPTTGLDPVTAREIDKLIVKLQHKYHASSIIISHDMNCVKNTADRVVLLLDGKCYLQGTYEEFENSTDENIKQFFE; translated from the coding sequence ATGACAACTGCAGCCGATAAATCAAATAGCAATCGTAACGACAGTCCGAATAACGGGCAGGTTATAGTAATTGAAAATTTATGCAAAGCATTCGGTAAAAATGTAGTGCTTAATGGCTTTAATCTCACTATAAATAAAGGTGAAAACGTTGTTGTGTTAGGTAAATCCGGTTCCGGAAAATCGGTATTGATAAAATGCCTCATCGGCCTATTGAAACCCGACAGCGGCAAAATACTTGTTTTTGGAGATGATGTTGTTGAGTTAAATCATGATGATTTGGATAAGTTACGAACCAAAATTGGTTTCCTTTTTCAAAGCAATGCATTGTATGATTCAATGACCGTGCGTGAGAACCTTGAATTTTCACTCCGTAGGCACTCCATAGATGTTTCGCAGCAAGAGGTTGACAGGCTTGTTAAAGAAACCCTGGAGAATGTGAATTTACCGCACACCATTGATATGATGCCCGCTGAACTATCAGGGGGAATGGCTAAGCGTATAGCGTTGGCACGAACCATGATTTTAAAGCCCGAAATTGTTTTATACGATGAACCAACTACAGGACTTGACCCTGTTACAGCACGTGAAATTGATAAGCTGATAGTTAAACTGCAACATAAATATCACGCCTCATCTATCATTATTTCGCATGATATGAATTGTGTAAAAAATACAGCTGACCGGGTGGTATTATTGCTGGATGGAAAATGCTATCTACAGGGAACTTATGAAGAGTTTGAGAACTCAACTGATGAAAATATAAAACAATTTTTTGAATGA
- a CDS encoding Hsp20/alpha crystallin family protein, protein MSTLVKSKKKGFPSLGSMMEDFWNADKFFNKPFFDGETLPAVNIINKKGHYQLDLAAPGFKKEDFKISTDGGVLTISAETIYEKNKENENYTRREFSRSSFTRIFNLPENVKEDDINAKYRDGLLSVELKKSGKDLPAHREIKID, encoded by the coding sequence ATGTCAACTTTAGTAAAATCAAAAAAAAAGGGGTTCCCATCATTAGGATCAATGATGGAAGATTTCTGGAATGCAGACAAGTTTTTTAATAAGCCCTTTTTCGATGGTGAAACATTGCCTGCCGTTAATATTATTAACAAGAAAGGCCATTACCAATTAGACCTTGCTGCGCCGGGTTTTAAAAAAGAAGATTTTAAGATCAGCACTGATGGCGGGGTGTTAACCATAAGTGCCGAAACCATCTATGAAAAAAATAAAGAAAATGAAAATTACACCCGCAGGGAATTTTCGCGCTCTTCATTCACCAGGATATTTAACCTGCCCGAGAATGTAAAAGAAGATGATATTAACGCAAAATATCGTGATGGTTTATTGAGCGTTGAATTGAAAAAGTCGGGAAAGGACTTACCGGCACATAGAGAAATAAAAATAGACTGA
- a CDS encoding universal stress protein, giving the protein MKTILVPTDFSTNASYAATTALILSEKLHANLLLYNTYIDYPNIDSYAGGSWIVEEFVKKQNHSKDNLALLVENLEALSENLDPEDKKPTINWQSGDNDLWLGIAEITHQKSIEMIVMGSRSNKPDDFLLGHDTNSVIEHATCPVLIVPSKTNPKEIDKVTFATDFNDVDIKAMDYLVKLAKLFNYKIEIAHVVEPGIKDAEETEKQMHFVQHVARSRYTAISYIEVRGKDVASRLNHLCKQNQTGLLAMVHNKRSFFGRLFTHSETRKELADQKIPLLVFPA; this is encoded by the coding sequence ATGAAAACCATTCTTGTACCCACCGACTTTTCAACCAACGCCAGCTACGCGGCAACTACCGCCTTAATACTTAGCGAAAAACTTCACGCAAATCTTTTATTATACAATACATATATTGATTATCCTAACATTGATTCTTACGCAGGCGGGTCATGGATTGTTGAAGAGTTTGTAAAGAAACAAAATCACAGTAAAGATAACCTTGCTTTGCTTGTTGAAAACCTGGAGGCGCTTTCCGAAAATTTGGATCCGGAAGATAAAAAACCAACTATAAACTGGCAGTCGGGCGACAACGATCTATGGCTGGGGATTGCAGAGATTACCCATCAAAAAAGCATTGAAATGATTGTGATGGGGTCCCGTTCAAACAAACCGGATGATTTTTTACTGGGACATGATACAAATTCAGTAATTGAACATGCAACCTGCCCGGTATTAATTGTACCGTCAAAAACAAACCCCAAAGAAATTGATAAAGTGACCTTTGCTACTGATTTTAATGATGTTGATATAAAAGCAATGGACTACCTGGTTAAACTTGCAAAACTGTTTAACTATAAAATTGAGATAGCACATGTTGTTGAACCAGGAATTAAAGATGCTGAAGAAACAGAAAAACAAATGCATTTCGTTCAGCACGTAGCAAGGTCCAGGTACACGGCAATTTCTTATATCGAAGTCCGCGGAAAAGATGTTGCATCCAGGTTGAACCACCTGTGCAAACAAAACCAAACCGGCCTGTTAGCAATGGTTCATAATAAACGCTCATTTTTTGGCAGGCTGTTTACACATAGCGAAACCAGGAAAGAATTGGCGGATCAGAAAATCCCGCTATTGGTTTTTCCGGCGTAA
- a CDS encoding MlaD family protein yields the protein MAKQGENNIKLGTFVLTGLIALIFAFYMIGKNRNMFGSNFELKTNFSNLNGLIEGNNVLFAGIQAGTVKKITIVSDSSIEVLMLIDNKVKPFIHKNAIASIGTEGLMGDKVINISPSKVSAPFVDEGDQLAHREVVNTDEMLQTLSKTNTNIASISEALKGTVLSINNSKILALFNDEELERNIRSTLKNISKASANANELTGGLNDLISQTKHGKGAAGVLLSDTGFAANLNTAMVKIKSASDNANNFTLQLNSMLKGVKGDLEGGKGTLHFLLKDSTLAKNLSKSMDNVQKGTDAFAQDMEALKHNFLLRGYFKNLEKQRLKEKNKNNVPATTTNPGQ from the coding sequence ATGGCAAAACAGGGAGAAAATAATATAAAACTAGGCACATTTGTGTTAACAGGGCTGATTGCCTTGATATTTGCCTTCTATATGATTGGTAAGAACCGTAACATGTTTGGCTCCAATTTTGAACTGAAGACTAATTTCTCAAACCTTAACGGATTAATAGAAGGTAACAATGTTCTTTTCGCAGGCATACAGGCCGGAACTGTGAAGAAAATAACTATTGTTAGCGACTCATCAATTGAAGTATTAATGCTGATTGACAATAAAGTAAAACCTTTTATTCATAAAAATGCAATTGCATCAATAGGTACTGAAGGATTGATGGGCGATAAAGTTATCAATATTTCTCCTTCAAAAGTATCGGCCCCTTTTGTCGATGAAGGAGATCAGCTTGCGCACCGGGAAGTAGTAAATACGGATGAAATGTTGCAGACACTATCAAAAACCAACACCAACATTGCTAGTATCTCTGAAGCATTAAAGGGAACTGTTTTAAGCATCAATAACAGTAAAATTTTAGCGCTGTTTAATGATGAGGAATTAGAGAGAAATATAAGATCAACCCTAAAAAACATTAGCAAAGCCAGTGCTAACGCAAATGAACTTACAGGCGGGCTTAACGACCTGATCAGCCAGACAAAGCATGGAAAAGGAGCCGCTGGCGTTTTATTAAGTGACACTGGGTTTGCCGCCAATCTGAACACAGCCATGGTGAAAATCAAATCAGCCAGCGACAATGCAAATAACTTTACCCTACAGCTTAACAGCATGTTAAAAGGGGTAAAAGGAGACCTGGAGGGCGGAAAAGGAACCCTGCATTTTTTATTAAAGGACAGCACACTCGCAAAAAATCTAAGCAAAAGCATGGACAATGTACAAAAAGGTACGGATGCCTTTGCCCAGGATATGGAGGCGCTAAAACATAATTTTTTATTGCGCGGCTATTTTAAAAACCTGGAGAAACAGCGTTTGAAAGAAAAAAATAAGAACAATGTACCGGCAACAACAACCAATCCAGGGCAATAA
- a CDS encoding MlaE family ABC transporter permease, with translation MDLLVKAREYLNQTGSIARFAGNFFSEGFKPRYEIKELLAQCYLIGYKSFPLVGLTGFIMGLVLTMQLRPSLEHYGVDSELPVMVGIAIVREIGPVITALIFAGKIGSSIGAELGSMKVTEQIDAMEVGGTNPFKYLVVTRVLATTLMLPILTILGDAVSLFGAYIGVNIRSVTSFTLFFTEVFHSLTYSDFIPAFVKTFFFGFAVGIVGCYKGYNSSKGTQGVGISANSAVVLSSILVFVIDLLAVQLTDLLGLN, from the coding sequence ATGGATTTACTGGTAAAAGCACGCGAATATTTAAATCAAACAGGAAGCATTGCCAGGTTTGCAGGCAATTTTTTTTCTGAGGGCTTTAAGCCGCGCTATGAAATTAAAGAGCTGTTGGCACAATGCTACCTTATAGGTTATAAATCGTTCCCACTGGTAGGGCTAACGGGTTTTATAATGGGGCTGGTACTAACCATGCAGCTGCGCCCCTCGCTTGAGCATTACGGTGTAGATTCAGAATTGCCGGTAATGGTAGGTATAGCTATTGTGCGTGAGATCGGTCCGGTTATAACCGCATTGATATTCGCCGGAAAAATAGGCAGCAGCATAGGGGCCGAACTGGGTTCTATGAAAGTTACTGAGCAAATTGACGCCATGGAGGTTGGGGGAACCAATCCGTTTAAATACCTGGTAGTTACCCGGGTACTTGCTACCACGCTGATGCTTCCCATCCTTACCATATTGGGCGATGCCGTTTCGTTATTCGGGGCGTATATCGGTGTTAACATCCGCTCGGTAACCAGTTTTACTTTATTTTTTACAGAGGTATTCCACAGCCTTACTTATAGCGATTTTATCCCAGCATTTGTTAAAACCTTTTTCTTTGGCTTTGCAGTAGGTATTGTTGGCTGCTATAAAGGTTATAATTCAAGTAAAGGAACTCAGGGGGTGGGTATTTCTGCTAACTCCGCAGTAGTGCTGTCATCAATCCTTGTATTTGTAATTGATTTGCTGGCGGTACAGCTAACTGATTTATTGGGGCTTAACTAA
- a CDS encoding response regulator, whose product MQKTILLIEDNDDIRENTAELLGLEGFCIIAADCGSSGLNLAEKHLPDLVICDIVMPGMDGYEVFDALKKNDRTRRIPFIFTTAKSEQTDKQKAAFHGIDSYLVKPFDEKELMICIEKYLHQ is encoded by the coding sequence ATGCAAAAAACTATTCTCTTAATTGAAGATAATGACGATATAAGGGAAAATACTGCTGAGTTGCTAGGGCTGGAAGGCTTTTGCATTATCGCCGCAGATTGTGGCAGCAGCGGACTGAATTTGGCGGAAAAACATTTACCGGACCTGGTAATTTGCGACATAGTAATGCCGGGGATGGATGGTTATGAAGTGTTTGACGCATTAAAAAAAAACGACCGCACCAGACGGATCCCTTTTATATTTACTACGGCAAAATCCGAACAAACCGACAAACAAAAGGCGGCATTTCATGGTATTGATAGCTACCTGGTGAAACCCTTTGATGAAAAAGAACTGATGATTTGTATTGAAAAATATTTACACCAATAG
- a CDS encoding MBL fold metallo-hydrolase RNA specificity domain-containing protein: protein MTDNLIGGDKLAVYLQSLGAAETVTGSKHLLNTPEFTLLVDCGLFQGIKSLREKNWEPLPVQGSAINAVILTHAHLDHCGYIPQLVKNGFRGKIYMTGPTRDLAELILRDAAKLQEEDAKKANKHGYSKHTPARPLYTIADVETALRYFVPVDIDKNYSLTNNLSFQFSPAGHIPGACSVLVNCYGKKIVFSGDIGRHNSELLPNPVHASEADYVVMESTYGNRLHEEEDPDKALADVVNETLLQKGDILIPCFAVGRAQDVIHIIYKLKRNKSIPQGLPVFLDSPMAASASKTLLKYPQWITISKKECEQMFSGITINEDYHGTERIINQKGSKIILAASGMLTGGRVLEYLKHYISDSKNTILIIGYQAEGTRGKALLNKDYEIKIHGQYYLINATVKEIDGLSAHADQKGLICWLKDFKTIPAHVYLVHGEPDAQQALRVKIKDVLGIRATILKQDQKELLFYINDQQAQPAELVHAIQYHK, encoded by the coding sequence ATGACAGATAATTTAATCGGAGGCGACAAACTGGCCGTTTACCTACAGTCGCTTGGTGCGGCAGAAACGGTAACTGGTTCCAAGCACTTATTGAATACGCCGGAATTTACCTTATTGGTAGATTGCGGGTTGTTCCAGGGGATTAAATCGCTCAGGGAAAAAAACTGGGAGCCGTTGCCTGTACAGGGTTCAGCTATTAATGCTGTAATACTTACACATGCACACCTTGATCATTGTGGTTATATTCCCCAACTGGTTAAAAATGGTTTTCGCGGAAAGATTTATATGACTGGGCCAACCCGTGACCTGGCGGAACTAATATTACGTGATGCCGCTAAGCTACAGGAAGAGGATGCTAAAAAAGCAAATAAACACGGCTACAGTAAACATACCCCGGCCCGGCCTCTTTATACCATTGCAGATGTGGAAACCGCATTAAGGTATTTTGTACCGGTTGATATTGATAAAAACTACAGTTTAACTAATAACCTGAGCTTTCAATTTTCACCAGCAGGACATATCCCTGGTGCCTGCTCCGTGTTAGTGAACTGTTATGGAAAAAAAATAGTTTTTTCTGGTGACATTGGCCGTCATAATTCTGAACTACTTCCAAATCCTGTTCATGCTTCCGAAGCAGACTATGTGGTTATGGAATCAACTTATGGCAACAGACTGCATGAAGAAGAAGATCCGGACAAAGCCTTGGCAGACGTTGTTAATGAAACACTGCTTCAAAAAGGAGATATACTAATCCCCTGCTTCGCAGTTGGAAGGGCGCAGGATGTAATTCATATCATTTATAAATTAAAAAGAAACAAAAGTATCCCACAAGGGCTTCCTGTTTTCTTAGATAGCCCAATGGCTGCATCAGCAAGCAAAACATTGCTAAAGTATCCGCAATGGATCACTATCAGCAAAAAGGAATGTGAACAAATGTTCAGCGGCATAACAATTAATGAAGATTATCATGGAACCGAACGAATAATAAATCAAAAAGGAAGCAAAATTATTCTTGCAGCCAGCGGAATGCTTACCGGGGGGCGTGTGCTTGAATATCTAAAACATTATATTTCTGATTCAAAAAATACTATCCTGATTATTGGATACCAGGCCGAAGGAACCCGTGGAAAAGCCTTATTAAATAAGGATTATGAAATCAAAATACATGGTCAATACTACCTAATAAATGCAACTGTGAAAGAAATTGATGGCTTATCGGCACATGCTGACCAAAAAGGACTCATATGCTGGTTAAAAGATTTTAAAACTATACCGGCCCATGTTTACCTGGTACACGGTGAACCGGATGCGCAGCAGGCCCTCAGGGTAAAAATAAAAGACGTGTTGGGTATAAGAGCTACTATACTTAAACAAGATCAAAAGGAACTTCTATTCTATATAAATGATCAGCAAGCCCAGCCGGCGGAATTGGTTCATGCAATCCAATATCATAAATAA